From one Nonomuraea polychroma genomic stretch:
- a CDS encoding alpha/beta fold hydrolase, with protein MAAGLSAALACVKQFSETDFTAELPKIDIPVLVVHGEDDQIVSIAASALKMVELLPQATSKVVPGAPHGLVGVRADVQRRIAGVREELNVRAAVNAMPPWPRVRVDASAIRRRDTVRAVHGVPEGGAGGDAQFGEDPV; from the coding sequence ATGGCCGCCGGGCTGTCGGCGGCGCTGGCCTGCGTCAAGCAGTTTTCGGAGACGGACTTCACCGCCGAACTGCCGAAGATCGACATCCCGGTGCTGGTCGTGCACGGTGAGGACGACCAGATCGTGTCCATTGCGGCGTCGGCTCTCAAGATGGTCGAGCTTCTGCCGCAGGCGACGTCGAAGGTCGTCCCGGGAGCACCGCACGGCCTGGTCGGCGTACGAGCAGACGTTCAACGGAGAATTGCTGGAGTTCGTGAAGAGCTGAACGTCCGTGCGGCGGTGAATGCCATGCCGCCCTGGCCGAGGGTGCGGGTCGATGCATCAGCCATTCGACGCCGCGACACGGTCAGGGCGGTTCATGGCGTCCCGGAGGGCGGCGCGGGTGGTGACGCCCAGTTTGGGGAAGATCCGGTATAG
- a CDS encoding plasmid pRiA4b ORF-3 family protein, with the protein MASRRPSSSARTVPTVHRIKVTLAGSRPPIWRRLEVASTITLCTLHDVLQAAFGWEDYHMWVFESPLGRYGVADRELHIASAAAKRLNQVAPAPEDRFSYTYDFGDDWEHAILVEAVTQAEPGIAYPRCLAGRRACPPEDCGGIWGYDYLLEILADPKHEEHEDRLEWLGLDSADQFDPTAFNLAQTNTALSSLATVLIKG; encoded by the coding sequence ATGGCCTCCCGACGCCCTTCCTCCAGCGCCCGTACCGTGCCCACCGTTCACCGGATCAAGGTCACGCTGGCCGGGTCACGGCCGCCGATCTGGCGGCGTCTGGAAGTCGCGTCCACGATCACGCTGTGCACGCTGCACGACGTTCTCCAAGCGGCTTTCGGCTGGGAGGACTATCACATGTGGGTCTTCGAAAGCCCGCTGGGCCGCTACGGCGTCGCCGACCGGGAACTGCACATCGCCAGCGCCGCCGCCAAACGACTAAACCAGGTAGCCCCCGCACCGGAAGACCGTTTCAGCTACACCTACGACTTCGGCGATGACTGGGAGCACGCCATCCTCGTCGAGGCCGTCACCCAAGCCGAGCCTGGCATCGCCTACCCACGCTGCCTGGCCGGCCGGCGAGCATGCCCGCCTGAAGACTGCGGCGGCATCTGGGGCTACGACTACCTTCTGGAGATCCTCGCCGACCCCAAGCATGAAGAGCACGAGGATCGCCTGGAATGGCTCGGCCTCGACTCGGCCGATCAGTTCGACCCCACCGCTTTCAACCTAGCCCAGACCAACACCGCGCTGTCGAGCCTGGCAACCGTCCTGATCAAGGGCTGA
- a CDS encoding alpha/beta fold hydrolase — MDQFADDLAQLLEQLDVRDAVLVGHSTGGGEVVRYLSRHGAGRVAKKSCSVLCRR; from the coding sequence ATGGATCAGTTCGCTGACGACCTCGCCCAGTTGCTGGAGCAGCTGGATGTTCGCGACGCCGTTCTGGTCGGCCACTCGACCGGAGGCGGCGAGGTGGTGCGCTATCTGAGCCGTCACGGCGCCGGGCGGGTGGCCAAGAAGTCCTGCTCGGTGCTGTGCCGCCGCTGA
- a CDS encoding MerR family transcriptional regulator encodes MLIGELSRRTGVGTHLLRYYEDQGLLEPGRGANGYREYSDDAILTVTQIRRLLEAGLSTEEIGFMLPCATGTAPELEPCPELLDTLRARLQGLDERIDTLTRSRQALHDYIDATERRVSPHYRQCDPTTPKPTPVRSHSWRFTRMQSGSDRG; translated from the coding sequence GTGCTGATCGGGGAGCTGAGCCGGCGGACCGGAGTCGGTACGCATCTGCTGCGCTACTACGAGGACCAGGGCTTGCTGGAGCCGGGCCGCGGCGCCAACGGCTACCGCGAATACAGCGACGACGCCATCCTGACCGTGACCCAGATCAGGAGGCTGCTCGAAGCCGGACTCTCGACGGAGGAGATCGGATTCATGCTGCCCTGCGCCACCGGCACCGCCCCCGAGCTCGAGCCGTGCCCCGAACTCCTGGACACGCTGCGGGCACGCCTGCAGGGGCTCGACGAGCGCATCGACACGCTCACCCGCTCCCGCCAGGCCCTCCACGACTACATCGACGCCACCGAACGGCGTGTGTCACCGCACTATCGCCAATGCGACCCCACCACGCCGAAGCCGACACCAGTGCGATCGCACTCTTGGCGCTTCACCAGAATGCAGTCCGGCTCCGACCGTGGTTGA
- a CDS encoding AAA family ATPase, whose product MKEYGESAIVIIGRDRERAEISGMVESTTGRVLVVRGEAGVGKSALLEEAAELAIRDGHLVSRITGVEAESELPYSGLHQLICQLLPLSDDSRTVLDAVTGRRAEDPPSLMTLGIAVLGLLSGIATRRPLLVILDDGQWLDDSSADVFGFVGRRVGGIPVKLLVAVRDEVVSRFDKAVLPEISVGPLTDEDAARLLDRHHPSLEERVRQWVLEQALGNPLALLELSSQAGDAGLPRRLHHLYGSRIAPLVRSSVVQMATSEQCRAAHRALADVHRDDLERRAMHLAAAHVAPDEEVTWALEAAANSAIRRGGAIAAVGRLTRAAELSEDAVERARRLSYATFLSGYSARLDGEPPPSHLTSGPDAAVNAIHQAFFEDGDVRFAHRQVMAAIEGRDGEPTETLDRMQALLLAVTQYAADPALWNEAHETLASLGDLVTEQTQIYSNTWSDVVLHGRGWAGPLERAAANLRDREPWDVTRLAIAAYHLDIVSQYRPHLERVVDRELETGAMFSGMLMLTVIMLDQMGSGDWDAAVRTGGRVLALEIKHGRHLLTYQTRAYLAQLAAMRGEIARALELRAEVEAWARPRGIGLLTDLSDSVAVTVSLSAGDYEAAYRHAVGITSPGTFRAYCAPAPRTLLDLIEAALNTGRTEQARRHALAARDAGFADISPRLALTSYGALAMTAGSAREAAEMFARATSHPAAARFPFETARIQLAHGIRLRHARERTAARPLLTHAAETFERLGAAAWAERAGTELRIMGATPLVSTPHTSLTWQEQRIADLAASGLTNKEIGARLRLSPRTVSSHLYRIFPKLGVTTRAALRDAMNRPDRVAASNG is encoded by the coding sequence ATGAAGGAGTACGGGGAGTCAGCGATAGTGATCATCGGTAGGGATCGTGAGCGGGCGGAGATCTCCGGCATGGTGGAGTCCACCACCGGCCGGGTGCTCGTCGTCCGAGGCGAGGCGGGAGTGGGCAAGAGCGCTCTGCTTGAGGAGGCGGCGGAGCTGGCTATCCGGGACGGTCACCTCGTGAGCAGAATCACCGGGGTCGAGGCCGAGTCCGAATTGCCCTATTCCGGACTGCACCAGTTGATTTGCCAGTTGCTTCCGCTGAGCGACGACAGCCGTACGGTGCTCGACGCGGTCACCGGGCGGCGAGCCGAAGATCCTCCCTCGTTGATGACGCTCGGCATCGCGGTGCTCGGACTGCTGTCTGGCATCGCCACGCGACGTCCTCTGCTGGTGATCCTTGATGACGGCCAGTGGCTCGATGATTCCAGCGCCGACGTCTTCGGCTTCGTCGGGCGCCGGGTCGGGGGCATCCCGGTGAAGCTGCTGGTCGCCGTCCGGGACGAGGTCGTCTCCCGGTTCGACAAGGCGGTGCTGCCCGAAATATCGGTCGGCCCGCTCACCGACGAGGACGCGGCGCGTCTGCTCGACCGGCACCACCCGTCCCTGGAGGAGCGGGTGCGCCAATGGGTGCTGGAGCAGGCTCTCGGCAACCCTCTCGCGCTGTTGGAACTATCGTCCCAGGCCGGCGATGCGGGCTTGCCGCGGAGGCTGCATCACCTGTACGGCTCCCGCATCGCTCCGCTGGTCCGGTCGAGTGTCGTGCAGATGGCAACCTCCGAGCAATGCAGAGCTGCGCACCGTGCGCTCGCGGACGTCCACCGAGACGACCTCGAACGGCGTGCGATGCATCTGGCTGCGGCCCATGTCGCACCCGACGAGGAGGTCACCTGGGCGCTGGAGGCCGCGGCCAATTCGGCGATCCGCCGTGGTGGCGCCATCGCCGCCGTTGGTCGGCTGACCCGTGCAGCCGAGCTGAGCGAGGACGCTGTGGAACGGGCCCGGCGGCTCAGCTACGCGACGTTCCTCTCCGGATACTCGGCTCGCCTCGATGGCGAGCCTCCCCCTAGTCATCTCACCTCCGGGCCGGACGCAGCCGTCAATGCCATCCACCAGGCATTCTTCGAGGACGGTGACGTGCGTTTCGCCCACCGACAGGTGATGGCGGCGATCGAGGGTCGAGATGGCGAGCCCACTGAAACCCTCGATCGCATGCAAGCCCTGCTGCTCGCGGTCACCCAGTACGCTGCCGACCCCGCCCTGTGGAATGAGGCTCATGAGACGCTCGCGTCCCTTGGCGACCTCGTCACCGAGCAGACACAGATCTATAGCAACACCTGGAGCGACGTGGTCCTGCACGGGCGTGGCTGGGCCGGGCCCCTGGAGCGGGCTGCGGCAAACCTGCGCGACCGAGAACCCTGGGATGTCACCCGCCTGGCCATCGCGGCATACCACCTCGATATCGTCAGCCAGTACCGACCTCATCTGGAACGCGTGGTGGACCGTGAACTGGAGACCGGCGCCATGTTCAGCGGCATGCTCATGCTGACGGTGATCATGCTGGATCAGATGGGGTCCGGCGACTGGGACGCCGCTGTGCGGACTGGAGGGCGCGTCCTCGCTCTGGAGATCAAGCACGGTCGCCATCTGCTCACTTACCAGACACGCGCGTACCTGGCACAGCTCGCGGCAATGCGCGGCGAGATCGCTCGAGCCCTCGAACTGAGAGCTGAGGTCGAAGCCTGGGCCCGTCCGCGTGGAATCGGCCTTCTCACCGACCTCTCCGACTCCGTTGCCGTGACGGTCTCATTGAGCGCGGGCGACTATGAGGCCGCGTACCGCCATGCCGTCGGCATCACGTCACCGGGGACGTTCCGGGCCTACTGCGCCCCGGCGCCACGGACGCTCCTCGACCTCATCGAGGCGGCGCTGAACACCGGCCGTACCGAACAGGCCCGCCGCCACGCCCTCGCCGCCCGCGACGCGGGCTTCGCCGACATCTCCCCGCGCCTCGCCCTGACCAGTTACGGCGCGCTCGCGATGACCGCGGGATCCGCGCGGGAGGCCGCCGAAATGTTCGCGCGTGCCACATCCCATCCGGCTGCCGCGCGGTTCCCGTTCGAAACGGCACGGATCCAATTGGCCCATGGGATCCGCTTGCGTCACGCCCGCGAACGTACCGCCGCTCGGCCACTGCTCACGCACGCCGCCGAGACCTTCGAACGGCTCGGCGCCGCCGCATGGGCCGAGCGAGCCGGCACCGAACTGCGGATCATGGGAGCAACACCGCTTGTCTCCACACCGCACACGTCGCTGACCTGGCAAGAGCAGCGGATCGCCGACCTGGCAGCCAGCGGCCTGACCAACAAGGAGATCGGAGCACGGCTGCGCCTGTCACCGCGTACCGTCAGCTCCCATCTATACCGGATCTTCCCCAAACTGGGCGTCACCACCCGCGCCGCCCTCCGGGACGCCATGAACCGCCCTGACCGTGTCGCGGCGTCGAATGGCTGA
- a CDS encoding class I SAM-dependent methyltransferase: MSMRYDDVIASLRAAYDGGAERRDGSVKAPWKIAERAAFLNRLQDGGHMRLLEIGAGTGQDSAYFQDNGLEVVAVDLSPAMVALCRDKGIEAHAMDFLHLDFAPESFDAVYALNCLLHVPNRDLPAVLDAIHMLIRPGGLFYLGVYGGGTLSGEGSFDDDSHQPPRFFSFRSDAQLQEFVGQFFEIVDFHVVGSDDTRFQSLTLRRSK, translated from the coding sequence ATGAGCATGCGGTATGACGATGTGATCGCCTCTCTCCGAGCTGCTTACGACGGCGGTGCCGAGCGTCGTGACGGCAGTGTGAAGGCGCCGTGGAAGATCGCAGAGAGGGCGGCGTTTCTGAACCGTCTGCAGGACGGCGGCCATATGCGCCTGCTGGAGATCGGTGCCGGGACGGGGCAGGACAGTGCCTACTTCCAGGACAACGGCTTGGAGGTGGTGGCCGTTGATCTGTCGCCCGCCATGGTGGCCCTGTGCCGGGACAAGGGCATCGAGGCCCATGCCATGGACTTCCTGCATCTCGACTTTGCGCCCGAGTCGTTTGACGCGGTGTATGCCCTGAACTGTCTGCTGCACGTGCCCAACCGTGATCTGCCTGCGGTGCTGGACGCCATCCACATGCTGATCAGGCCTGGTGGGCTGTTCTATCTCGGCGTTTACGGTGGCGGCACCTTGAGCGGAGAGGGTTCCTTCGACGATGACAGCCACCAGCCTCCACGGTTCTTTTCCTTCCGCAGTGATGCGCAGCTTCAAGAATTCGTCGGACAGTTCTTTGAGATCGTGGACTTTCACGTTGTCGGGTCGGATGACACGCGGTTTCAGTCTTTGACGTTGCGCCGATCCAAGTGA
- a CDS encoding alpha/beta hydrolase: MAERGFVALAFDAAYQGESYGVPRGLEDPAQRVEDFKAAVSHLTTLDEVASDRIGLLGICASGSYSLAATGGDHRVRAVATVSTAEPARQFRFGADGTQDPAVFQSLLAAAAQARSAAARGEDPGTMTMFPDTAEQAGALGGAHGVEGFEYYCTPRGEHERSAKTLAWESIDRRASSDAFHAIPLIGTRPLLQIIGERAVTAWMAIEAHQRATGPKEIHWIKEASHVDLYDKKEYFDSVVDKLTDFFTTNLTATAQV, from the coding sequence ATGGCCGAGCGTGGATTCGTCGCCCTCGCCTTCGACGCTGCCTACCAAGGCGAATCCTACGGAGTGCCCCGTGGCCTGGAGGATCCCGCACAACGGGTGGAGGACTTCAAAGCGGCCGTCTCCCACCTCACCACCCTCGACGAGGTCGCATCGGATCGGATCGGTCTGCTCGGCATCTGCGCCTCCGGCAGCTACTCGCTGGCCGCCACCGGCGGCGACCACCGCGTCAGGGCCGTGGCCACTGTCTCCACCGCCGAACCCGCCCGCCAGTTCCGGTTTGGGGCCGACGGCACTCAGGACCCGGCCGTCTTTCAGTCCCTGCTCGCCGCCGCCGCTCAGGCGCGCAGTGCCGCCGCACGCGGGGAGGACCCCGGCACGATGACCATGTTCCCGGACACCGCGGAACAGGCCGGCGCGCTTGGCGGTGCACACGGCGTCGAGGGCTTCGAGTACTACTGCACTCCCCGCGGCGAACACGAGCGTTCCGCCAAAACCCTGGCCTGGGAGAGCATCGACAGGAGGGCCTCCAGCGACGCCTTCCACGCCATTCCCCTGATCGGCACCCGACCCCTTCTCCAGATCATCGGCGAGCGCGCCGTCACCGCCTGGATGGCCATTGAGGCACACCAGCGGGCCACCGGCCCCAAGGAGATCCACTGGATCAAAGAGGCCAGCCACGTTGACCTCTACGACAAGAAGGAGTACTTCGACTCCGTCGTCGACAAGCTCACCGACTTCTTCACCACCAACCTGACCGCAACGGCGCAGGTCTAA
- a CDS encoding cupin domain-containing protein, which translates to MSDFPSPPPVSQDRRFVLGQHLSLTILTSGEETGGRHDISDVTLPPGAGTPLHLHTGYEERLWIVEGALTVWSGTDTYTLRPGDFYRVPLNTPHTIKAGAQGARTLTITSPARFAELIRRTGTPAHLATAETEGDLELFQAVTEEFGDVILGPPGATPASLGADWQR; encoded by the coding sequence ATGAGCGACTTCCCCTCCCCGCCGCCCGTTTCCCAAGACCGCCGGTTCGTCCTCGGACAGCACCTGAGTCTCACCATCCTCACGTCCGGGGAGGAGACCGGCGGGCGTCACGACATCTCCGACGTCACCCTGCCGCCCGGCGCGGGCACACCACTGCACCTGCACACCGGCTACGAGGAACGTCTCTGGATCGTCGAGGGCGCGCTGACAGTGTGGTCGGGAACCGACACCTACACCTTGCGCCCGGGCGACTTTTACCGCGTTCCACTGAATACACCGCACACCATCAAGGCGGGTGCGCAGGGGGCGCGTACCCTGACGATCACCTCTCCCGCCCGCTTCGCCGAGCTCATCCGCCGCACCGGAACGCCCGCTCATCTGGCCACAGCCGAGACCGAAGGGGACCTCGAGCTGTTCCAGGCCGTGACCGAGGAGTTCGGGGATGTCATCCTCGGCCCGCCCGGTGCCACACCCGCGAGCCTGGGTGCGGACTGGCAGCGGTGA
- a CDS encoding ATP-binding protein, producing MPSLEDAPVELINRASERETLTGFLQAIRAGEGRALVLSGDAGLGKTALLNDMAAKARGFRVLRVSGMQSEMELAFAGLHQLCSPLSEQVEALPKPQQLALRTAFGLAEGPPPARFMVGMAVLSLLAEVSRERPLLCLADDLHWLDRASAQALGFVARRLGADPIGIVFGTRTPTDEVAGVRELRLDGLAAQHAHELLAAALTGPLDTRVRDQIVAETRGNPLALLELPRTMSREELAGGFGFPGTAPLSGRIEESFARQLDALPGDTRLLICLASAEPSGDAKLIWQAAGLLGISHVAARPAMESGLADFGQRISFRHPLLRRAAYRSATVEQRRAVHRALAESTDPVTDPDRRAWHRAQSTDGPDEEAAADLERSASRAQARGGPNAAAAFLEQAAALTVDSARRADHMLAAAQANLQAGSYDRALELLAIVRAEPLTELQSARADLLQGNIAFASGLGNDGPPLLLKAAKRLEPLDLDLARETYLNAWMASMFAGDLAIGGSLADVSQAARGLPVSAHPDEAELVLDALARVIVDGPAAAAPVLRRAVAAIVDASLTPDEVLRWGWFAHAAAVGSWDFANWRFLLERELKVLRTVGAFDLMPIVLAALGTVTTWSGEFAASAAMFAEAETVCEVTGAPAAIFGPTMLACLRGDEEKAVPLIHSMIADAEVTGQGMSITYANWVAAVLYNGLGRYGEALTAAVASSESSSDLFIALWSLPELVEAATRTGAVGLAEEALARLAESTSAGGTDVGLGLEARSRALLSGGDVAEQHYLEAIDRLGRTTLRPELGRAHLLYGEWLRRDNRRVDARHQLKIAHAMFADLGMRAFAERARRELLATGERVRQSAVKSESTFTAQETLIVRLASDGLTNSEIGAQLFLSARTVEWHLRNVFGKLGITSRRQLATALHQNGDLLDR from the coding sequence ATGCCGAGCCTGGAAGACGCGCCCGTCGAGTTGATCAACCGGGCCAGCGAACGGGAGACGCTCACCGGATTCCTCCAGGCCATTCGCGCGGGTGAGGGGCGGGCCCTCGTCCTGAGCGGGGATGCGGGACTCGGCAAGACAGCGCTGCTCAACGACATGGCCGCCAAAGCGCGCGGATTCAGGGTGCTGCGGGTGTCGGGCATGCAGTCGGAGATGGAGCTGGCCTTCGCCGGACTTCACCAGCTGTGCAGCCCGTTGTCGGAGCAGGTGGAGGCGCTGCCCAAACCTCAGCAGTTGGCCTTGCGGACCGCGTTTGGTTTGGCGGAAGGTCCGCCTCCGGCACGGTTCATGGTGGGGATGGCCGTACTCAGCCTCCTGGCGGAGGTTTCCAGGGAACGGCCGCTGCTCTGCTTGGCAGATGACCTGCATTGGCTGGACCGGGCATCGGCGCAGGCCCTTGGCTTCGTCGCGCGGAGGCTCGGGGCCGACCCGATCGGCATCGTTTTCGGTACTCGAACTCCGACCGACGAGGTGGCCGGCGTTCGTGAGCTGCGTCTCGACGGGCTGGCCGCTCAGCACGCGCACGAACTGCTCGCCGCCGCGCTGACAGGGCCGCTCGACACGCGAGTAAGGGATCAGATCGTTGCCGAGACTCGGGGCAATCCGCTGGCACTGTTGGAGCTGCCGCGGACGATGTCCCGGGAGGAACTGGCCGGCGGGTTCGGTTTTCCGGGAACGGCGCCGTTGTCGGGACGGATCGAGGAGAGTTTCGCCCGGCAACTGGATGCGCTGCCCGGCGACACCAGGCTGCTGATCTGCCTGGCTTCAGCCGAGCCCTCGGGCGACGCGAAGCTGATCTGGCAGGCCGCGGGCCTCTTGGGGATTTCGCACGTGGCGGCCCGGCCCGCGATGGAGTCGGGTCTCGCCGACTTCGGGCAGCGGATCAGCTTCCGGCATCCGCTCCTCCGAAGGGCCGCCTACCGATCGGCGACGGTCGAGCAGCGGCGCGCTGTGCATCGCGCACTGGCGGAGTCGACCGATCCGGTCACCGATCCGGATCGCCGGGCATGGCATCGAGCGCAGTCGACCGACGGGCCGGACGAAGAGGCTGCGGCAGACCTCGAACGCTCCGCGAGCAGGGCTCAAGCCCGCGGCGGACCCAACGCGGCGGCGGCGTTTCTGGAACAAGCCGCTGCCCTGACCGTGGACTCAGCGCGCCGGGCCGATCACATGCTCGCAGCCGCTCAGGCCAACCTGCAGGCCGGCTCCTACGACCGTGCCCTCGAGTTGCTCGCGATCGTCCGAGCGGAACCGCTGACAGAACTGCAGAGCGCCCGCGCGGACCTGCTGCAGGGGAATATCGCCTTCGCCTCCGGGCTGGGCAACGACGGTCCGCCGCTGCTGCTGAAGGCGGCCAAGCGACTCGAACCACTCGACCTTGACCTGGCTCGCGAGACCTACCTCAACGCGTGGATGGCCTCAATGTTCGCCGGTGACCTCGCGATCGGCGGAAGCCTGGCCGATGTCTCCCAGGCTGCCCGCGGGCTACCGGTGTCGGCACACCCGGATGAGGCCGAACTCGTCCTCGACGCGCTGGCGCGAGTTATTGTCGACGGCCCGGCCGCCGCGGCACCGGTCCTGCGGAGAGCGGTCGCTGCGATCGTCGACGCATCCCTCACCCCGGACGAGGTACTGCGCTGGGGCTGGTTCGCGCACGCCGCCGCCGTCGGCAGCTGGGACTTTGCCAACTGGCGATTCCTGCTCGAACGGGAACTCAAGGTGCTCAGGACGGTGGGTGCCTTCGACCTGATGCCGATCGTGCTGGCCGCGCTGGGAACCGTGACCACCTGGTCGGGCGAGTTCGCGGCGTCCGCAGCCATGTTCGCCGAGGCCGAGACGGTCTGTGAGGTGACCGGGGCACCCGCGGCCATCTTCGGCCCGACGATGCTCGCCTGTCTGCGCGGCGATGAGGAGAAGGCTGTCCCGCTGATCCACTCGATGATCGCCGACGCGGAGGTGACCGGCCAGGGCATGAGCATTACGTACGCGAACTGGGTGGCCGCGGTCCTCTACAACGGGCTCGGCCGCTACGGCGAGGCATTGACCGCCGCCGTCGCGTCGAGCGAGAGCTCCTCCGACTTATTCATCGCCCTATGGTCGCTGCCCGAGCTGGTCGAAGCCGCCACTCGTACCGGGGCCGTCGGGCTCGCCGAGGAAGCCCTCGCCCGACTAGCGGAGTCGACGTCGGCCGGCGGCACCGATGTGGGGCTCGGCCTGGAGGCTCGCTCGCGCGCGCTACTCAGCGGCGGCGACGTCGCCGAGCAGCACTATCTGGAGGCCATCGATCGGCTCGGCCGAACTACGCTGCGTCCCGAACTGGGCCGGGCGCACCTGCTCTACGGCGAGTGGCTTCGTCGAGACAACCGCCGTGTGGACGCCCGCCACCAGTTGAAGATCGCTCACGCGATGTTCGCCGATCTGGGGATGAGGGCGTTCGCCGAACGCGCCCGCCGCGAACTGCTGGCGACCGGCGAACGGGTCCGGCAAAGCGCGGTTAAGAGCGAGAGCACCTTCACCGCACAGGAGACGTTGATCGTCCGCCTCGCGTCCGACGGCCTCACGAATTCGGAGATCGGCGCCCAGCTGTTTCTCAGCGCTCGCACCGTCGAGTGGCATCTGCGCAACGTCTTCGGGAAGCTCGGCATCACCTCCCGCCGTCAACTTGCCACTGCCCTGCACCAGAACGGCGATCTGCTGGACCGCTAG